A single genomic interval of Deinococcus multiflagellatus harbors:
- the ilvB gene encoding biosynthetic-type acetolactate synthase large subunit, whose product MNGAKALWATLANHGISTVFGYPGGAIMPVYDALTFYPEVRHVLTRHEQGAAHAAEGWAKATGELGVCMATSGPGATNLVTGLADAMLDSVPLLAITGNVASHLMGTDAFQEADITGITLPITKHNYVVRDVAELPRIVAEAIRIARSGRPGPVLVDIPKDIQLAPYHGDIPAPHARPEIPAPSPESIERACELLRGAKKPVMMVGGGSLDAAAEITALARAWDIPVITTLMGLGTFPASDPLWLGMPGMHGSVAANRAISEADVLLGLGLRFDDRVTGRVSGFAPHAAIIHVDLDAAEIGKIVRTHVPVRGDAAQAARLLAEGAQPPARAEWRAQLDAWKARTETPSHWGAGSAVKAVVDRLRPDDLLSSDVGQHQMLAAQLARFEKPRRWINSGGLGTMGFGLPAAIGAGMAEPGVRSVVIAGDGGFQMTAQELATLKMYDIRNVKICIINNSYLGMVRQWQELFHEKRYSEVWLGDSNPDFVKLADAYDVPAYRASTAEELPGAIDAWLADPRSALLEVVVPHEHGVFPMVPAGAALSEMIETEPARPGAPTPEASEA is encoded by the coding sequence ATGAACGGAGCCAAGGCCCTGTGGGCCACCCTGGCCAACCACGGTATTTCCACGGTGTTCGGCTATCCCGGCGGGGCGATCATGCCGGTCTACGACGCCCTGACCTTCTACCCCGAGGTGCGCCATGTCCTGACCCGCCACGAGCAGGGCGCGGCCCACGCCGCCGAGGGCTGGGCCAAGGCCACAGGCGAACTGGGCGTGTGCATGGCGACCAGCGGCCCCGGCGCTACCAACCTCGTGACCGGGCTGGCCGACGCCATGCTGGACAGTGTGCCGCTGCTGGCAATCACCGGCAACGTGGCCAGCCACCTGATGGGCACCGACGCCTTTCAGGAAGCGGACATCACCGGAATCACCCTGCCCATCACCAAGCACAATTACGTCGTGCGGGATGTGGCGGAACTGCCGCGCATTGTGGCCGAGGCGATTCGCATTGCCCGCTCCGGGCGCCCGGGGCCGGTGCTGGTGGACATTCCCAAAGATATTCAGCTGGCCCCCTACCACGGCGACATTCCGGCGCCCCACGCCCGCCCGGAGATTCCCGCGCCCAGCCCAGAGTCCATTGAGCGCGCCTGCGAGTTGCTGCGCGGCGCCAAAAAGCCAGTGATGATGGTGGGGGGCGGCAGCCTGGACGCCGCCGCCGAGATCACCGCCCTGGCCCGCGCCTGGGACATCCCGGTGATCACCACCCTGATGGGCCTGGGCACCTTTCCCGCCAGCGATCCGCTGTGGCTGGGGATGCCCGGCATGCACGGCTCGGTGGCGGCCAACCGCGCGATCAGCGAGGCGGATGTGCTGCTGGGCCTGGGGCTGCGTTTCGATGACCGGGTGACGGGCCGCGTGAGTGGCTTTGCGCCCCACGCCGCCATCATCCATGTGGACCTGGACGCTGCCGAGATTGGCAAGATCGTGCGCACCCATGTGCCGGTGCGCGGCGACGCCGCCCAGGCCGCCCGCCTGCTGGCCGAGGGCGCCCAGCCGCCGGCCCGTGCTGAGTGGCGCGCGCAACTGGACGCCTGGAAGGCCCGCACCGAGACCCCCAGCCACTGGGGCGCGGGCTCCGCCGTCAAGGCCGTGGTGGACCGCCTGCGCCCCGATGACCTGCTCTCAAGCGATGTGGGCCAGCACCAGATGCTCGCCGCGCAGCTGGCCCGCTTTGAAAAGCCCCGCCGCTGGATCAACTCGGGCGGGCTGGGCACCATGGGCTTTGGCCTGCCCGCGGCCATTGGCGCCGGGATGGCCGAGCCCGGGGTGCGCTCGGTGGTCATTGCCGGGGACGGCGGCTTTCAGATGACGGCCCAGGAACTCGCCACGCTGAAGATGTACGACATCCGCAACGTGAAAATCTGCATCATCAACAACTCCTACCTGGGCATGGTGCGCCAGTGGCAGGAACTGTTCCACGAAAAGCGCTATTCCGAAGTGTGGCTGGGCGACTCCAACCCCGATTTCGTGAAACTGGCCGACGCCTACGACGTACCCGCCTACCGCGCCAGCACCGCCGAAGAACTGCCCGGCGCCATAGACGCGTGGCTGGCCGACCCCAGGAGCGCCCTGCTGGAAGTCGTGGTGCCGCACGAGCACGGCGTGTTCCCCATGGTCCCGGCGGGGGCCGCCCTGTCCGAGATGATCGAAACCGAGCCGGCACGCCCCGGCGCCCCCACCCCGGAGGCGAGCGAAGCATGA